In Fundulus heteroclitus isolate FHET01 unplaced genomic scaffold, MU-UCD_Fhet_4.1 scaffold_37, whole genome shotgun sequence, the following are encoded in one genomic region:
- the ncapd3 gene encoding condensin-2 complex subunit D3 → MDLIAALRFLNLNQVSQEWVDAVWDLEFTERKPLDIEEELCAAGDDSFSKLYQCLVAHAADQQQSAGRDGASQGVWVILGENGVSVKSLVAVLSYFVLAAKAKGANAQQRVCGLYAASVYLLLLGIPGSIASKVFHAVLLDTCTGLTSDCWPQDSGKKRKKDGLKSSQADSKRSKPQRRKAPEMDMDEEEEEEELLFSGQELMKIRDGVALLVQSLLRLLQTFPLKDMPQSASNCAQIFSKLLYFEPVLGEPTFAAPRDLCELKSVPEMAFYGLKLLCSPRHGDQKESLRAVFHRLLYVILMMNKGHSGKPSLLTPNQAVLTTRDQAVHFVCHLVEELKELALPFLQILLQHICFQMVEKSEYRHHGAQAVGMLTSQMASTDYAHFIKWLFNFSSHSKMVHRLFSVDVVMVLLAQPERNLEECQDPDLARFLPHKFLIQDLLFARRTDESPTVQGHALSCLAQCLELPSPNATQAIHGLFSATGSQTVLEQELSAGSCTQKTYRTLPFRTVEIGCADRSSCEAKDNLSLLLRRVSDSKTNVRKAALQALVGLLKHDVIPTTWENLETLSERSRDPAVSVKKKALQSLGELLAAKPECSMVQKAWLHCVVPAVMDSENSVQDKALEILELVLLDQVKPHSEGRHLDNSQKLTWDLLGLLCNECQNLGRYFSRAFTIWSKQSKFTPAFISNLISHTESDHAAGAWLLLSKVAASVSSIPHGKILDAWDTMVRSNSANAMNCCHILSVIGDISAHLNEDTKDRIVADLMSWLKPCSLSLEVISAAVQTLYHLGCGDDIQHTQAFLNQHCGELVSICEAYLASIILDVNGTQNLNEDLMIKHLHMLGVASLHCPAKVSKRTVLLVESVLTSHSEKLAATDCQEELPASLPLSQFRENSLPTRIRAHGVITLGKLCLQKEELVQKYLPVFARELEVGKEVAVRNNIVVVMCDLCVRYTNIVDHYIPNIAACLRDDEAIIREHTLIMLTNLLQEEYVKWKGSLFFRFMMALVDPVPAIGSLCEYCLLHRLLKKNPEMFSQHFIECIFHFNSYNKHKSYNKFPQSEREKVRFSLKGAQHREKRFRIYRFLLEHFTDAQRFNTVNKINQTVFACFADEELPLDADGAEILSETFNVLSLDEFKLQAVSAPVGGAVGEEPEEEMVATMTKAVLQVAQKKVLSQVQKKAFIENTIPLIISLKNLLEQKRSPVLKDLMAYLQVTMQDYHNNVKEIFAGDEQLAAEVEFALKMAEKEKEMQEQMENCSLTPGDQTPTAKNLDVRSPTRRVLQPFNFSTPQPPRPCPTSSRLGLTDLRVRPSWQEEQTRSKSLGLERTVITAAGNRAFSTPKGVNISLTFNQGLSAIFSDQGTSLTEESNVVHMKADEQPAAGPKRWNVLSPYR, encoded by the exons ATGGATTTGATAGCTGCGCTGCGATTCCTGAACCTGAACCAAGTTTCCCAAG AATGGGTGGATGCTGTGTGGGACTTGGAGTTCACAGAGAGGAAGCCACTAGACATAGAGGAGGAACTCTGCGCGGCTGGAGATGACTCCTTCAGCAAGCTGTACCAGTGTTTGGTGGCTCATGCTGCAGACCAGCAGCAGTCTGCCGGCCGGGATGGAGCTTCACAG GGCGTCTGGGTGATCCTCGGGGAGAACGGGGTGTCGGTGAAGTCTCTGGTGGCCGTGCTGTCCTACTTCGTCCTGGCAGCGAAGGCCAAGGGGGCCAACGCACAGCAGAGGGTGTGTGGACTCTATGCAGCCTCGGtctacctgctgctgctgggcatCCCAG GTAGTATTGCCAGCAAGGTTTTCCACGCGGTCTTGTTGGACACCTGTACTGGCCTGACCTCAGACTGCTGGCCTCAGGACTCTGGGAAGAAGCGCAAGAAGGACGGCCTGAAAAGTTCCCAAGCTGACAGCAAACGCTCCAAACCACAGCGGAGAAAAGCTCCAGAG ATGGACAtggacgaggaagaggaggaagaagagctgcTCTTCTCTGGCCAGGAGCTGATGAAGATCAGAGACGGCGTCGCTCTCTTGGTCCAAAGTCTCCTCCGTCTCCTGCAAACATTTCCGCTCAAAGACATGCCTCAGAGCGCCAGCAACTGCGCGCAG atCTTCAGTAAGCTGCTCTACTTTGAACCTGTGCTGGGCGAGCCGACCTTCGCTGCTCCACG CGATCTCTGCGAGCTCAAGAGTGTTCCAGAGATGGCTTTCTATGGCCTGAAGCTGCTCTGCTCACCAAGACACGGAGACCAGAAAGAA TCCCTGCGGGCGGTCTTCCATCGGCTGCTCTACGTCATCCTGATGATGAATAAGGGCCACAGTGGGAAGCCTTCCCTTCTCACCCCTAACCAGGCCGTCCTCACAACCCGCGATCAGGCCGTCCACTTTGTTTG TCATCTAGTGGAGGAGCTGAAAGAGCTGGCTTTACCTTTCCTTCAAATCCTCCTGCAGCATATCTGCTTCCAG ATGGTGGAGAAAAGCGAGTATCGGCACCACGGAGCCCAGGCTGTGGGTATGCTGACGTCTCAGATGGCCAGTACGGACTACGCCCACTTCATCAAGTGGCTCTTCAACTTCTCCAGTCATTCAAAG ATGGTGCACCGGCTGTTCTCCGTGGACGTGGTGATGGTCCTGTTGGCGCAGCCAGAGAGAAACCTGGAGGAATGTCAGGACCCAGACCTTGCCAGGTTCCTGCCACACAAGTTCCTGATCCAGGACCTGTTGTTTGCTCGACGAACGGACGAGTCCCCCACCGTCCAGGGCCACGCCCTTTCCTGCCTGGCTCAGTGTTTGGAGCTGCCCTCGCCCAACGCCACCCAGGCCATCCACGGCCTCTTCTCTGCCA CTGGGTCACAGACGGTGCTGGAGCAGGAACTCTCAGCAG GATCATGTACCCAGAAAACCTACAGAACTCTCCCCTTCAGGACGGTGGAGATCGGCTGTGCCGACAGGTCCAGCTGTGAGG CTAAAGACAACCTAAGTCTTCTCCTGCGCCGTGTCAGTGACTCAAAGACCAACGTGAGGAAAGCAGCCCTACAG GCTTTGGTGGGTCTCCTGAAACACGACGTGATTCCCACAACCTGGGAGAATCTAGAGACTCTGTCGGAGCGCAGCAGAGATCCGGCTGTGTCTGTGAAGAAGAAGGCCTTACAGAGCCTGGGAGAACTGCTCGCC GCTAAACCAGAGTGCAGTATGGTCCAGAAGGCGTGGCTGCACTGTGTGGTcccagctgtgatggactcggAGAACTCTGTGCAGGACAAGGCCTTGGAGATTCTGGAGCTGGTGCTGCTGGACCAGGTGAAGCCTCACTCTGAGGGTCGCCACCTGGACAACAGCCAGAAGCTGACCTGGGACCTGCTTGGCCTGCTGTGTAACGAGTGCCAGAACCTTGG CCGATATTTCAGCAGGGCCTTCACCATCTGGTCCAAACAGAGCAAGTTCACCCCAGCGTTCATCTCTAACCTGATCTCCCACACCGAGTCGGACCACGCTGCCGGGGCCTGGCTGCTGCTCTCCAAGGTCGCCGCCTCAGTGTCCAGCATACCACACGGCAAGATCCTGGATGCCTGGGACACCATGGTCAG ATCAAATAGTGCGAATGCGATGAACTGCTGTCACATCCTTTCTGTTATTGGAGACATTTCTGCTCATTTAAATGAAGACACCAAGGACAGGATAGTCG CTGATCTGATGTCTTGGCTGAAGCCTTGCAGTTTGTCTCTAGAGGTGATCAGTGCTGCTGTGCAGACGCTGTATCATCTGGGCTGTGGTGATGACATCCAACACACTCAG GCTTTCctgaaccagcactgtggtgaGCTGGTGTCAATCTGCGAGGCTTATCTAGCCAGCATCATCCTCGACGTGAACGGAACCCAGAACCTCAATGAAGACCTGATG ATAAAGCACCTCCACATGCTGGGCGTCGCCTCACTTCACTGTCCAGCTAAGGTCAGCAAGAGGACGGTGCTGCTGGTGGAGTCTGTCCTCACGTCCCATTCCGAGAAGCTGGCAG CGACAGACTGTCAGGAGGAGCTGCCAGCATCCCTGCCTCTGTCCCAGTTCAGGGAAAACTCTCTGCCTACCAGAATCAGAGCCCATGGAGTGATCACTCTAG GGAAGCTGTGTCTGCAGAAAGAAGAACTGGTCCAGAAATACCTGCCAGTGTTTGCCAGGGAACTGGAGGTCGGCAAAGAGGTTGCCGTGCGCAACAACATCGTGGTGGTGATGTGTGATCTGTGCGTCCGCTACACCAACATCGTGGATCACTACATCCCCAACATCGCGGCCTGTCTGCGAGACGATGAAGCCATCATCAGGGAGCATACTCTCATCATGCTGACCAACCTGCTGCAG GAGGAATATGTGAAATGGAAAGGCTCCCTCTTCTTTCGCTTTATGATGGCACTGGTCGATCCAGTTCCTGCAATCGGCAG CCTGTGTGAATACTGCCTGCTCCACCGGCTGCTCAAGAAGAACCCCGAGATGTTCAGCCAGCATTTCATCGAGTGCATCTTCCACTTCAACTCGTACAACAAACACAAATCATACAACAAGTTCCCTCAGAGTGAGAG AGAAAAAGTCCGGTTCTCCTTGAAAGGAGCTCAGCATCGCGAGAAGCGCTTCCGGATTTATCGCTTCCTGTTGGAGCACTTCACAGACGCCCAGCGCTTCAACACCGTCAACAAGATCAACCAGACCGTCTTTG CATGCTTTGCGGACGAGGAGCTGCCTCTGGATGCAGACGGTGCTGAAATCTTGTCAGAGACCTTCAACGTGTTGAGCCTCGACGAATTTAAGCTGCAGGCAGTGTCAGCACCAGTAGGGGGAGCTGTAGGCgaggagccagaggaggagATGGTGGCCACCATGACCAAGGCTGTCCTGCAGGTGGCACAGAAGAAGGTGTTGTCACAG GTCCAGAAGAAGGCCTTCATAGAAAACACAATTCCTCTGATCATCAGCCTAAAGAACCTTCTGGAGCAGAAACGATCTCCTGTCCTCAAAGACCTTATGGCCTACCTCCAG GTGACGATGCAGGACTACCATAACAATGTGAAGGAGATCTTCGCTGGAGATGAGCAGCTGGCGGCTGAAGTGGAGTTTGCTCTGAAGATGGCAGAAAAGGAAAAGGAGATGCAGGAACAGATGGAGAACTGCAGCCTGACACCAGGCGACCAAACACCCACTGCAAAG AATCTGGATGTGAGGTCTCCTACCAGGAGAGTTCTGCAGCCCTTCAACTTTTCCACACCCCAGCCGCCTCGTCCATGCCCCACCTCATCCAGACTGGGCCTGACCGACCT GCGTGTGCGTCCATCCTGGCAGGAGGAACAGACTCGCTCCAAGTCTTTGGGTCTGGAAAGAACAG TGATCACAGCGGCTGGCAACAGAGCCTTCAGCACCCCCAAGG GTGTCAACATCAGCCTCACATTTAACCAAGGACTCAGTGCAATCTTCAGTGATCAAGGAACAA GTCTTACTGAGGAGTCCAATGTTGTGCACATGAAAGCAGACGAACAGCC ggCTGCCGGGCCGAAGCGCTGGAACGTGCTGTCCCCTTATCGCTAG